From Pseudomonas sp. FP2335, the proteins below share one genomic window:
- a CDS encoding IS1182 family transposase: MMGQLSSGQERLFYSFNLEDHIPTNHLLRSIDQCLDLSDLRHYLADFYSPIGRPSIDPELMIRMLIVGYCYGIRSERRLCEEAHLNLAYRWFCRLSLEDEVPNHSTFSKNRHGRFRDSDLFRWLFNEVLRRCMDAGLVKGEGFAVDASIIKADASRQRGVPGDEPVNWSDPSLSSRAVREYLEALDEEALAETLPKRLSLTDPQARWTAAPGGPAFYAYSTNYLIDTEHGVIVDVEPTPAHRTAEVESTKTMIDRVEAQFDIKPERLIGDTAYGTAPMLAWMVEEKDIEPHVPVWDKTERKNDSFSSKDFHWNEEAEEYRCPAGNALRSEWRAFKNERSHVTKANTIIFRSRQTDCANCPMKAQCCPNTTFRKIARSVHEAVRDVARRIAATPEYVRSRHERKKVEMLFAHLKRILKLDRLRLRGMSGATDEFTLAAAVQNLRRLAKLLPQGPPVTG, encoded by the coding sequence ATGATGGGACAGTTATCGAGTGGACAGGAACGGCTGTTTTACTCGTTCAATCTCGAAGATCACATCCCAACCAATCACCTACTGCGCAGCATTGATCAGTGTCTCGATCTGAGCGACCTGCGCCATTACCTCGCCGATTTCTATAGCCCGATTGGACGCCCTTCGATTGATCCTGAGCTAATGATCCGCATGCTGATCGTCGGCTACTGCTATGGCATCCGCTCTGAGCGGCGACTGTGCGAAGAGGCTCATTTGAACCTGGCGTATCGCTGGTTCTGCCGGTTGAGCCTTGAAGATGAAGTCCCCAATCACTCGACCTTCTCCAAGAATCGACACGGCCGTTTTCGGGACAGCGATCTGTTTCGCTGGTTGTTCAATGAAGTGCTGCGTCGCTGCATGGACGCAGGCCTGGTCAAAGGCGAAGGCTTTGCCGTGGACGCCAGCATCATCAAAGCGGATGCGAGTCGGCAACGCGGCGTACCGGGTGATGAGCCAGTCAACTGGAGCGATCCGTCCCTGAGCAGCCGCGCCGTGCGAGAGTACCTTGAGGCACTCGATGAGGAGGCTCTGGCCGAAACGCTACCGAAGCGCCTATCGCTGACGGATCCTCAAGCCCGCTGGACCGCAGCTCCAGGTGGCCCAGCGTTCTACGCCTATTCCACGAACTATCTGATCGATACCGAGCACGGCGTCATCGTGGATGTGGAGCCCACACCGGCTCATCGCACGGCGGAGGTCGAGAGCACCAAGACCATGATCGACCGCGTCGAAGCGCAGTTCGACATCAAGCCGGAACGCCTGATTGGCGACACCGCTTACGGAACCGCGCCGATGCTGGCCTGGATGGTGGAGGAGAAAGACATCGAACCGCATGTGCCGGTTTGGGACAAAACCGAGCGCAAGAACGACAGCTTTTCGAGCAAGGACTTCCACTGGAATGAGGAGGCTGAGGAATACCGCTGCCCCGCCGGCAACGCATTGCGCAGCGAATGGCGAGCCTTCAAGAATGAGCGTTCGCACGTCACCAAAGCCAACACCATCATCTTCCGATCCCGGCAAACCGACTGCGCGAACTGCCCGATGAAAGCCCAGTGCTGCCCGAACACTACGTTTCGCAAGATCGCTCGCAGCGTCCATGAAGCCGTGCGGGATGTGGCTCGGCGCATTGCAGCGACACCGGAGTACGTGCGCTCTCGCCACGAACGCAAGAAGGTCGAAATGTTGTTTGCCCACCTCAAGCGCATCTTGAAATTGGATCGCTTGCGACTACGTGGCATGAGTGGCGCCACCGATGAGTTCACGCTGGCCGCCGCGGTGCAGAACCTGCGCCGGCTGGCCAAACTTTTACCGCAAGGGCCACCGGTCACGGGATAG